The nucleotide window CTCCTGGAAACACGGCCTCGATCTGTACGGGTTATCCGCGGTACTTGACTCAGCCACGGTGCTCGCCTACCATCAGAACCCATCGGTCGTCCGGGACGACGTGAACGCGACACGGACGTTCTTCGACGAACCAGTACGTGCCGGTATCCTTGCTGGAGACCCGATAGTCCATGATCAGGATGGGCTTCGTGCACAGGTGCAAGCCGCCGTCGACGCCGGTGCAAATGAGCTATCCTTCTACGGCTACGGTGTCATTCCTGATCGTAACCTCTCGTGGATTGGTGACGTGCTGAATACGGTGTGAACGCCGCGGTCGCTACCGGTAGATTATTTATTTACTGTTCACGAGACTCCTGATATGGTCGGTCACACCAGCTACGACTACAGCGGCGAATCGGCGATCGTTACCGGGTCGACGAAAGGGATCGGTCGCGGCATCGCGGAGGGGCTCGCCGACGCGGGTGCCAACGTGGTGATCAATTCCCGGACCGAGGCCGACGTACAGCGAGTCGCCGATGACCTCGACGAGCGCAGCGCGGGCGACGTGATCGGCGTGACGGCGGACATGGGCGATCCCGACGACATCGAAGCCCTCGTCGAGACCGCGATCGACGAGTTCGGGCGGATCAATCTTCTGGTGAACAACGCCGCAGTCTGGCCCCGAGAGCAGTCGCTCGTCGAGGGCTCGCTCGAAGACTGGGACTTCGCGATAGACGTGAACGTCCGCGCCCAGTACTACGCCTCGAAACTCGTGGCGTCCCACATGATCGAGGAAGGGATCGAGGGATCGATCGTCAACCACACCAGCCAGACCGGGGACCGCCGGACCGGTCGACGCGGCTTGTATGGCATCTCCAAGACCTCGATCAACGGCCTCACCTGGCGGATGGCCCACGAACTCGCGGAACACGGGATCAGAATGAACGCCATCTCGACGGATCTCACCGAGACCTACCAGGTCCACTACGAGGCCGAGATGGAAGCTGAAAACGACCCCGACCGGACGAAGGAGGACATCCTCCGCGAATGGGGTGAGGCCCGTGCCATCGGTCGCATGGGTCAGCCCGAGGATCTGGCGAACGCGGTGCTGTACCTCGCCAGCGACAAGGCATCCTACGTCGTCGGGACGATCCTCCGGGTCAGCGGCGGCGGCAATCTGGAGTGATTCGATGAAATTCGTCGACACGCACACGCACGCCTGGGGGACCGACACCGACGAACTCCCGTGGCAGGCCGAGGTCCTGCCGCCGGGATGGGAGGGATCGTACACGGCCCGGGACCTGATCGGCGACATGGACGCGGCGGGCGTCGAGGAGAGCGTGATCGTCACGACGCCGCTGTACGGCCACGGGCCGCGCGCCAACGAGTACACGATGCGGGCCGTCGAGGCCTTCCCCGACCGGCTGTGGGGGGTCGGCCTCATGGACTTCTTCGGGGACGACCCGGAGCAGGTGCGGGCGGACCTCCGTCGGGTCGTGGGTCACGGGCGGATGCTGGGCGTCCGGATGCACGCCTGCCTCGAATACGCCGAGTACCCGACTGAACTGAACCGTACCGCCGACTGGATCCTCGACGACGCGCTCGAACCGATCTGGGCGGAGGCCGCCGCGCTCGGTACTGCGGTGTTCATCTTTCCCAAGGCCGAACAGCTGTCGATGGTCGCCGACCTCGCCGAGGCACACCCGGACGTGCAACTGGTCGTCGACCACATGGCCTTCCCCGACGAGACGACCGCCCCCGACGGGGCTCCGTGGATCGACTTCGAGTCCGTCGCCGACCACGACAACGTCGCCGTCAAGGTGAGTTCGCTTCCGCGGTCGGCCGAGGCCGACTGGCCCTACGAGGACCTCCACGGCTACGTTCGCAACCTGGTCGAGTGGTTCGGCCCCGAGCGGCTGATGCTCGGGTCGGACTACCCCTGGATGGACGACTGGGCGAGCTACGGGGACTGCCTCTCGTGGGCCGAAGAAGCCGAGTTCCTCTCGGCGCGGGACCTCTCATATCTCTCTCACCGGGCCTTCGAGCGCGTCCACGACGTATAGGTCGCCGCCAGCCGGGACTGGCACAACCTTCTTTATCCACTCACTCGTTGCCGGGGATATGGCATCCGACACGGAGCGAGCGGTGTACGTCCAGCGAATCGATCCCGACCACCGCGAGGAGTATCTCGAAGCCCACGAGGACGTTCCCGAGGGCGTCTCCGACGCGATGCGTCGGGGCGGCGTCACGGAGTTCGAACTGTACGTCCGCGACGACCTGGCGGTCTGTCTCCTCGAGGCCGAGGACATCGACGCCTACCTCGATGAGGTCGACAGGGACGATGCCGTCGAGGAGTGGGAGCGGTACGTCGCTCAGTTTAAGCGCGAGGGCGTCGATGTCGACGACGAGGACGAACCGATCCCGTTCATGGACCGGATCTGGACGCTCGAAACGGGTGACAACGCGTAGCAGGTGACAAGATTTATCACCGTCTGTGGGGATCTCGTTCCTATGGGCGACCTCGAGATCCAGAACCTGACAAAGCGATTTAACGACGGCACCGATGGGGAGATCGTCGCCGTCGACGACGTGTCGATCACCGTCGACGACGGCGAGTTCCTCGTCCTCGTCGGTCCCTCAGGCTGTGGGAAGTCCACGACGCTGCGCTGTATCGCCGGGCTCGAATCGGCGACCGAGGGGACGATCACTCTCGGCGGTGAGGACATCACCCACAAGCGATCGCGGGACCGCGACATCGCGATGGTGTTCCAGAACTACGCGCTGTATCCCCACATGAGCTCCCGCAAGAATATGGGATTTGGCCTCAAGATGGGAACGGACATGGGGAGCGACGAGATTGAGCACCGCATCGAGGAGACCGCGGAGATGATGGGTATCGATGACCTGCTGGACAAGAAACCCGGCGATCTCTCGGGCGGACAGCAACAGCGTGTTGCGCTCGGACGGGCGATCGTCCGCGACCCGGCGCTGTTCCTGATGGACGAACCCCTCTCGAATCTGGACGCCAAACTGCGCACTCAGATGCGGA belongs to Halorubrum sp. DM2 and includes:
- a CDS encoding glucose 1-dehydrogenase, whose amino-acid sequence is MVGHTSYDYSGESAIVTGSTKGIGRGIAEGLADAGANVVINSRTEADVQRVADDLDERSAGDVIGVTADMGDPDDIEALVETAIDEFGRINLLVNNAAVWPREQSLVEGSLEDWDFAIDVNVRAQYYASKLVASHMIEEGIEGSIVNHTSQTGDRRTGRRGLYGISKTSINGLTWRMAHELAEHGIRMNAISTDLTETYQVHYEAEMEAENDPDRTKEDILREWGEARAIGRMGQPEDLANAVLYLASDKASYVVGTILRVSGGGNLE
- a CDS encoding amidohydrolase family protein, which produces MKFVDTHTHAWGTDTDELPWQAEVLPPGWEGSYTARDLIGDMDAAGVEESVIVTTPLYGHGPRANEYTMRAVEAFPDRLWGVGLMDFFGDDPEQVRADLRRVVGHGRMLGVRMHACLEYAEYPTELNRTADWILDDALEPIWAEAAALGTAVFIFPKAEQLSMVADLAEAHPDVQLVVDHMAFPDETTAPDGAPWIDFESVADHDNVAVKVSSLPRSAEADWPYEDLHGYVRNLVEWFGPERLMLGSDYPWMDDWASYGDCLSWAEEAEFLSARDLSYLSHRAFERVHDV
- a CDS encoding L-rhamnose mutarotase, giving the protein MASDTERAVYVQRIDPDHREEYLEAHEDVPEGVSDAMRRGGVTEFELYVRDDLAVCLLEAEDIDAYLDEVDRDDAVEEWERYVAQFKREGVDVDDEDEPIPFMDRIWTLETGDNA